The DNA window GGTGGAGAGGGAAAGGACTGGTTGAGGTTTGGTTATAAGGACTTGAGTAGTTGGGAGAGAAGGATTGGTTGGTGATAGGAATGGAGAAGGAGAGGACTGGATGAGGTTTGGTTATAAAGACTGGGTGAGTCTGGAGAGAAGGATTGGTGGGTGATAGGAATGGAGGAGAGGGAGAGGACTGGATGAGGTTTGGTTATAATGACTGGAGGAGTCTGGAGAGAAGGATTGGTTGGTGATAGGAATGGTGGAGAGGGAGAGGACTGGATGAGGTTTGGTAATAAAGACTGGATGAGTCTGGAGAGAAGGATTGGTTGGTGATAGGaatggaggagaaggagaggaCTGGATGAGGTTTGGTTATAAAGACTGGGTGAGTCTGGAGAGAAGgattgattggtgataggaatggAGGAGAAGGGAGGACTGGATGAGGTTTAGTTATAATGACTGGAGTAGTTGGGAGAGAAGGATTGGTTGGTAGTGGGAATGGTGGAGAGGGAGAGGACTGGATGAGGTTTGGTTTTAAGGACTGGATGAGTTGGGAGAGAATGATTGGTTGGTAGTAGGAATGGTGGAGAGGGAGAGGACTGGATGAGGTTTGGTTATAAAGACTGGATGAGTCTGGAGAGAAGGATTGGTTGGTGATAGGaatggaggagaaggagaggaCTGGATGAGGTTTGGTTATAATGACTGGATTAGCTGGGAGAGAAGGAATGGTTGGTGATAGGAATGGAGAAGGAGAGGACTGGATGAGGTTTGGTTATAAGGACTGGATGAGTCTGGAGAGAAGGATTGGTTGGTAATAGGAATGTAGGAGAGGGAGAAGTtttgtttcatcatcatctcctcctacgcctattgacgctaaaggCCTCGGTCAGCTTTCGCCAGTTGTCTCCAagaacatttaattcaatactccgttcatcatcatctacttcgcgtttcatagtccccaTCTTTGTAagtctgggtcctccaactcttctagtgccttgtggagcccagctgaaacgtttggtgaactaatctcacttggggagtgcgaagagcatgctcaaaaccatctccatctacccttcaccatgatcaccatgatctcatcgacatatggcactcgggtaatctcttatagttacatGGAAGAATTTTTTTACACTACTCTGCAGTTTTGTGTTCATTGTTTTAATAATTTGAAGCATGATCATGAGTTCGACAGGTTGGGATAGCCTTAAGATGGAGTATTCTATATGTTTTGAATGTTTCTTTATATTAGATATCATAATTTTCCCATGAATATTTGTATGATCATAACAACAAAGAAACGAGGTGAGATTGCATTGAGTCTGTATACAGACGAGCTAATATGTCTTTCTGTGATAGAGTATTTAATATGTTTTGAATGTTTCTTTATATTAGATATAATTTTCTCACGAATATCTGTATGATCATAACAACAAGGAAACGAGGTGAGATTGCATTGAGTGATTTGGTATACAGGCGAGCGAATAATTGCACGATGTTCAGTTACTTCCCATGGCCTAGCAAAGTATATTTTCACATTCAGAAATTTTGGTTTTTTGCTCTAGTCATTGTATGCTTATATTTGCAGACCTTTCCTCGATGTCCAACAGGATTAATTCCTACTTTTTTCCCATTTGCGGTGGAGGGCCTTTTACCTCCACGACATATTATAGTAACACTTCCGATCATAGCCCTGCCAAGCCGTGTAGGCAAGGATATGCAGTAGGGCGCTTGGCTGTTATAAAAGAGCAAGACTGATGCTGGATTTTCTTCGTTTCAATTTCATTGCAAATCTTTCAAATAGATCACCGAAACAAGAGCTTCATGGgagaaaattcttatgaaccagaaAATGTTTTAAACTTTTCTCAATAGGATACTAATTTTGATTTCAACAAAATAGGGATGTATATAGCAAGTATATGTAGGTTAACTGTTtatccatatgtttatatatttagaaGAAACTTATGGAATTACAGTGCCTTGCATTCCAAGGTAACATCAAAACCTTTCCTGGACTCCCAAGCATCAAGAGCCGTTGGAATGGCAGTGCCTTGCATTCCAAGGAAGGGAGCCTCGAAACCTTTCATAGGCTTCCAAGCATCAAGATCCGTTGGAATTACAGTGCTTTGCATTCCAAGGTAACATCAAAACCTTTCATAGGCTTCCAAGCATCAAGATCCGTTGGAATTACAGTGCTTTGCATTCCAAGGTAACATCAAAACCTTTCATAGGCTTCCAAGCATCAAGATCCGTTGGAATTACAGTGCTTTGCATTCCAAGGTAACATCAAAACCTTTCATAGGCTTCCAAGCATCAAGATCCGTTGGAATTACAGTGCTTTGCATTCCAAGGTAACATCAAAACCTTTCATAGGCTTCCAAGCATCAAGATCCGTTGGAATTACAGTGCCTTGCATTCCAAGGTAACATCAAAACCTTTCATAGGCTTTCAAGCATCAAGATCCGTTGGAATTACAGTGCCTTGCATTCCAAGGTAACATGAAAACCTTTCATAGACTCCCAAGCATCAAAATCCGTTGGAATTACAGCGCTTTGCATTCCAAGGTAACATCAAAACCTTTCATAGACTTCCAAACATCAAGATTTGTGGTTTTCACAGAAACATTGTCTCACATATTTTAGTCTTAGAAATATACCAATAGTTTTACACACTGGCATCTCAACAGACCATCGTATCTGGCATTCTTAAGAATGAATAGCTTGAATAAATGCCAGGGACAGTTACAATATGGGAAGTAGTTGATGGTTTCTGatgtaatttcttaattttaacctaaatatgtaaaaaaaaaaaataacttttaagatATTTTTAGTAGAATATCCGGATATGATTGACATCAATAAAACAGAACACGATATCATCTTTAGTATAAGTGATTTTGTAGAATGATGCATTAATATATCAACTCCTTagattaataattttttgagatttttttaatatattttcatatatgtgatTTCCCACAGCTGTTCATCTTAAACTAGCAATGATGAAATGAAGACCTCATCATAACAAGACATGGGAAAACTTATTTGCCTAATCAATGCATTGAGTTTAGAaaagtcagttctctctctctctctctctctctctctctctctctctctctctctctctaaaaaaaacttcaaatccaATTTGTGGTAACAAAATTTAGTTCTTCATTAATTTTAAATGTCTAGATCTTTGTttaataatttagttttgtttttactAATTTCTTGATTAAGTTAACCTTTCGCATGGGGTCATGCATTCATGAATATGTCATTCAGTAATTATCACGAAAGACTGGTATCAAGAGATACTTATTGGATTATTTTGTCAAGTCAGGGTAAAGGATAGAAAttaacactatattattattattattattattattattattattattattattattattattatttgctaagctccgaccctggttggaaaagcaggatgctacaggcccaggggctccaacagggaaaatagcccggtgaggaaaggaaataatgaaataaacttcaagaaaaatttaagactaacaacattaaaatagatctttcataaataaaccataaaaacgtCAAAATATCAAGAGAAATACTgtaagatagaataacgtgcctgagtgtaccctcaagcaagagaactcaaacccaagacagtggaagaccatggtacagaggctatggcactatccaagactagagaacaatggtttgattttggagtgtccttctcctagaagagctgcttaccatagctaaagagtctcgtcctacccttaccaagaggtaagtggccactgaacaattacagtacagttgttAACCTCCGGAGAGAAGAAACAAACAGGAAGAAGACGGAAATGAACATGTGTTACCATTGATAAGGAGACTGACAcacagacatagagagagagagagagagagagagagagagagagaggtgttataaGATCCCGACCAATGAAAGAAGCAAATGCCAGAAGAAACCTCCACTAATTGCTAGTTCAACATTTATGGGAAAAGACCAATATGGCATTGTCTGGTTTTGCCATTTCTTGGAGTCTGTCTCTGTTCcctttttaaaagtatatttattatttgtatacatattaaaCAGTagagtttactatatatatatatatatatatatatatagtgtatatatatattatatatatatatatatatatatgtatacatattgtattaAACTGGTAATTCTGACTAAAAATGTGGAGTGGAAGTATCAGAAATTAACATGATTTTTATTGCAATTAATTTCCCGAATTATATAATCAGTTTCTTGAATTAACTTTATCTCTTatttgttcttatgatattttcTCTCTTGTATTAAATGTAATCGAGAAAGGGCCAACTCATATGGAATATAATAAGATGTAATTCTAGAATTAAGTTTATCTCGCATTTATGCGTTTTATATTTTCTCCCTTGAATTTAATGTAATCGAAAAAGGGCTAACTTTTATAcggaatataaaatgtaaatatttgaaaaaatagggGAAAATGCTTCGCCTATTTCTCTATAAATAGTGAAAACGTTAATAAGTATTTATAATCAGAAGACACATTATGGGGGGTGAGGAGTAAACGTGTAATTTGGAAGCTAATAGGAAAGTTATTTGcctcaggtattattattattattattattattattattattattattattattattattattattattattattattagctaagatacaacctatgttggaaaagcaggatgctattattattattattattattattattattattattagctaagctacaacctaagctggaaaagcaggatgctataagcccagaggctccaacagggaaaatagcccagtgaggaaaggaaaaaaaggaaaatagaatattttaagagtaacaacgttgaaataaatatctcctatataaactataaaaacttcatcaaaacaagagaagagaggtaagatagaatagtgtgctcgagtgtaccctcaaggaagagaactctaaaccaaggcagtggaagaccatggtacagaggctatggcgctatacaagactcgagaacaatggtttgattttggagtgtccttctcctagaagagctgcttaccataggtaaagagtctcttctacccttaaggaAGACACGTTACGAGAaaaagtatgtttaaaaatgcagaatattttatattgtaatttatatctttttattttatcggATAGCTTTGAATGAAGATCATGGTGTACAATAAGTACAGATAGTTAATATGTTATGGGTAAGAATAATGTGTCTGCTAATAAAATCTGGAAATTGGGGTGGAAATTGAAATCATGTGGagtatgaaattgaaagaaaatctaATTTATAAAAGCATATCGGTTTATTGAATCATATAAACGGATTGTCAAATTTCGTGTTATTTGTAACACAGGCGGAAAATGGGCTTCGCTGAGAGACTTGTTCAATTCGTTGTTATCCCACAGAAGAAGAGTCTTAATTGAGGCTCGTTAGCTTTGCCTTGAGCCTCCCTCTTCAcacctatagtcatttttttttagctaggcatatttgcaccgactcgcagcggtgcccgtttagctcggaaaagtttcctgatcgctgattggttggacaagataattctaaccaatcggcgatcaggaaacttttccgagctaaaagggcactgctgccaGTCGGAtggaaatctgcctcgctaaaaaaaaaattactatagataCTCGTCTCATTTCTCACCAGAGTCTCTTTTTCCTATTCCTCGAAAAAAAACTCAACTTCGGAGGCAAATCGTTTTGAAGACATGTTTTAAAGGATTCAGCGTTATTTATAGATTTATTGACTCTTTATATTCATTGCAAAGTTTGAACATGGTTTTATTCATAAATGTACTCGGAAcatcgagagaaagagagagagagagagagagagagagagagagagagagagtcacaaggagTTACAAAGATATTCGATGTCTCAGActgtttagtccatccgtggagattccatttgctctttggagagagagagagagagagagagagagagagagagagagagagagtgttacaaggagttacaaagattttggatgtgtcagactttttagtccatccgtggagattacatttgctctttgagagagagagagagagagagagagagagagagagagagagagagttccattgcCAATATTCTAATTAATGGCCAGGAAATCCGAAGATTCAAAATAGTTCATCTTAGGCAGAGAGGTGGAATACTTCAACTGCAGTTGCTTTTATGCGTATATAGGCATACTCTTTTGattatgcgagtgtgtgtgtgtgtgtgtgtgtatgtgtgtgtgtttcattgagaaaatcaattaataaataaaatgaatgaatgaagtctTCATTCTCTGATCAATAGTATTTAGTAGTCTCGACTTACAAGTTTCAAGTTTCACTatagtgccttatgtggatgagatgatgatgaggggtagatggagatggtttggtcatgttcttcgcactccccaaaagagatcagtcagtcaaactttcaactgggctccacaaggcactagaagagttggaagacccaggtctatatgAGTGAGGACTTGATATCTTTTAAGATTCAAACTCactctcttttgttttttatatttcattttatttccttcaatACTCTTGTACGTGGTCACCTTTTTATCCAAACCCCCAAGAACCAGCAACGGGGCCTTTGGAGATTCCATCGCTAATACTAAAAAGTGTTCTGGCCACTGCAGATTCCTTCCGATGGAATGTTAGCAATGCAGGACTCGAACCAAATAGCAAGAGGTTCCTCACGAGACTTGGAATGCAAGAGGAATGCACATCCAACTGGATAAAACGACATTATTATCTACTCCATTTTCCTCCAGACCTTAATATTACACCAGGATTTACCTCACTATTGGATGCGTATTTCAAATTGTTTTTGACTGGAAACTAAAGTCAAAtctcgggtagtttgtagcgctccggccaagcgtcctaatttgcttaatatcgctccgactgttatcttgtatagaataaaaacgtttggaaatggtctacggatcttaaatatgttgtgtaagggggtgtCCGGGGGGGCCGCAGCCCCCcttggtaaggatacggcttttagcataggttaggtgggttttttaagttagcttctcccgccaaaatcgtttttagaacgacggtcacagttcagaatattcccgttttctacgggatctggccgtcaccctacaaaggctcccaaatCTCTCTTGAGGAAAGGGGTTGGGTTGAATGCAAAATGATGTGCATAATCATTGCATCGAAGGTTCGCACATaacttatattctttatattttattttatttactattatttccttgtttcctttccttactggggtgttttccctgttggagcccctgggctcatagcatccttcttttccagttagggttgtagcttagcaagtaataatgataatgaccacctttattcatttcctcactggtgtattttccctgttggagcccctgggctcatagcatccttttccaattagggttgtagcttagcaagtaataatgataatgataataatcaccttTCATGTCttatttacttctcttatttccttgtttcatttcctcagtggggtattttccctgttggagcccctgggcttatagcatccttcttttccaattagggttgtagcttagcaagtaataatgataatgataatgataataatcaccttTATGTGATATCATTCTATCCTCTTGGGATATCCACTAATATCCCAGTCCTTTGATAATCGGTcacctgcactgtaattgttcagtggcccctttcctcttggtaagggtagaagagactctttagttatggtaagcagctcttctaggagaaggacactccagaatcaaaccattgttctctagtcttggatagtgccatagtctctgtaccatggtcttccactgtcttgggttagagttctcatgcttgagggtacactcgggggcactattctatctaatttctcttccttgtgttttgttaaagtgtttatagtttatataggaaatatctattttaatgttgttactattcttaaaatattttacttttccttgtttcctttcctcactgggctattttccctgtttgggaccctgtacttatagcatcttgcttttccaactagggttgtagcttagcaattaataatgataacaataataataattcagtaataGCGAACggcatataattttatatttgccTCTTTTAGCAATCCTTGCTGGTGTTATATTCATTGCCGGACCTCATGATAATGttgattatttgagagagagagagagagagagagagagagagagagagagatgggaaactTAATGAAGTGCCTGAGCAGCGCTCTAGTGCTCCCGGTTCCCAGCTATAAAATTTCACATCTGATTGCTGTTCGTAAGTCGCTGGCAGCGAGAATTAGCATTTGAAAAGTTCGAGCTGGGTATGAAAACGTTCAAAGGGAGGAAGTTCGAGCCAGGTATGAACACGTTCAAAGGGAGGAAGTTCGAGCCAGGTATGAAAACGTTCAAAGGGAGGAAGTTCGAGCCAGGTATGAAAACGTTCAAAGGGAGGAAGTTCGAGCCGGGTATGAAAACGTTCAAAGGGAGGAAGTTCGAGCCGGGTATAAAAACGTTCAAAGGGAGGAAGTTCGAGCCAGGTATGAAAACGTTCAAAGGGAGGAAGTTCGAGCCGGGTATGAAAACGTTCAAAGGGAGGAAGTTCGAGCCAGGTATGAAAACGTTCAAAGGGAGGAAGTTCGAGCCAGGTATGAAAACGTTCAAAGGGAGGAAGTTTGAGCCAGGTATGAAAACGTTCAAAGGGAGGAAGTTTGAGCCAGGTATGAAAACGTTCAAAGGGAGGAAGTTCGAGCCAGGTATAAAAACGTTCAAAGGGAGGAAGTTTGAGCCAGGTATGAAAACGTTCAAAGGGAGGAAGTTTGAGCCAGGTATGAAAACGTTCAAAGGGAGGAAGTTCGAGCCAGGTATAAAAACGTTCAAAGGGAGGAAGTTTGAGCCAGGTATGAAAACGTTCAAAGGGAGGAAGTTTGAGCCAGGTATGAAAACGTTCAAAGGGAGGAAGTTCGAGCCAGGTATGAAAACGTTCAAAGGGAGGAAGTTCGAGCCAGTTATGAAAACGTTCATAGGGAGGAAGTTCGAGCCAGGTATGAAAACGTTCAAAGGGAGGAAGCTCGAGCCGGGTATGAAAACGTTCAAAGGGAGGAAGCTCGAGCCGGGTATGAAAACGTTCAAAGGGAGGAAGCTCGAGCCGGGTATGAAAACGTTCAAAGGGAGGAAGCTCGAGCCGGGTATGAAAACGTTCAAAGGGAGGAAGCTCGAGCCGGGTATGAAAACGTTCAAAGGGAGGAAGCTCGAGCCGGGTATGAAAACGTTCAAAGGGAGGAAGTTCGAGCCGGGTATGAAAACGTTCAAAGGGAGGAAGCTCGAGCCGGGTATGAAAACGTTCAAAGGGAGGAAGCTCGAGCCGGGTATGAAAACGTTCAAAGGGAGGAAGCTCGAGCCGGGTATGAAAACGTTCAAAGGGAGGAAGCTCGAGCCGGGTATGAAAACGTTCAAAGGGAGGAAGCTCGAGCCGGGTATGAAAACGTTCAAAGGGAGGAAGCTCGAGCCGGGTATGAAAACGTTCAAAGGGAGGAAGCTCGAGCCGGGTATGAAAACGTTCAAAGGGAGGAAGTTCGAGCCGGGTATGAAAACGTTcaaagtgccttatgtggatgagatcatggtgaggggtagatggagatggtttggtcatgctcttcgcactccccaagagagatcaattATTCAAAGTTTCAACTTGGCtctagaaggcactagaagagttggaagacccaggcctatatgagtGAGGACTACGAAttgtgaaggaggagatgatgagtgggaaagtattgaattaaaagctcaagatagagacgactggcgaaatctaaccgaggccctttgcttcgataggcgtaggaggggatgatgatgatggtgatgatatatatatatatatatatatatatgttcatatatacgtgtatgtatatatatatatatatatagatagatagatagatagatagatagatagagatatgttcatatatatatatatatatatatgttcatatatatatatatatatatgttcatatatacgtgtatgtactgtatatatattcatatatatatatatatatatatatatttatatatatatatatatatatatatatatatatatatatatatatatatatataaatcatgcagTAACAGAAAAGCACagacaatttgtatatatataaaattccataaTAATCGATGAAGGCTCAAGTCGTTTATTCTAATGTAAGGAAGGAAAGTGAACAGACGAATGAAGCTGAAGGAGACGCGAGTTAGGTGACCTCGCTTTAATTATTCTTTCAAATTTTATTTCCAATTTGTTTATGGTTTCTGACTGTTTCATTCGCATGGCAACGTGTTTTCTGAAACCGGAAATGGCTAAATTCGTTATTAATTAATAATGAAAGGTCTTGCTGTTGGGGGGGAAAGTTTTTAACTTAGTtgttgctgtgaaattaatatccATTTGAAAAGTGTTCATGACAATAGGGTTATTGTTTAATTTAAATTGTgaatgtggctatatatatatatatatatatatatgtatgtatttatatatttatatatatatatatgtatatatatatttatatatatatatatatatatatttatatatatatatgtatatatatatatatttatatatatatatatatatatacatatattatatatatatgtacatatatatatgcacatatatatatatatatatatatatatatatatatatacatatattattcattgTGTATGTGAGTGAGGATGAGAAACTATTAAACATAGGAAATTAGTAAGTTttttatactatagtcaattttttttagcgagacagatttgcaccgactcgcagcggtgcccttttagttcggagaggtttcctgctatctgattgtttagaattatcttgtcataccaatcagcgatcaggaaacttttccgagctaaaagggcaccctgctagttggtgcaaatctgcctcgctaaaaaaatttactataggtaGAAGGAGAGGAACGCACACTtacaaaaacagtaattttaatcgtaaattttccttaaaaaaatactgttctcaaccgtatttcagtaaattacaggcgaccgtaattttatcatactttgttattgtatcttacggattggtgaccgtaatatcactccattacgtcaatatatccgtttttaaaacggtaaatgcttggcaacatttattcctggataattaccgtctttttttttttacggctgAGAAAATCCTCAATCAATAAGTAAATCGGAAAATGTTATTGCATGGTAGAAAGGGGAGGTAAAATGGATGAAGCTGTAAGGGGTCCAAGTTAGGCGACATCTctgtaattatttaatttttatttccgaTTTCTTATGATATCCTGTTTGCCTGTTTAGTTCCCAACACGTTGAATCCCAGAAGAATGTGGAGGGATATGATCGAGGTTCCTTGAAGCGCATTATTTCTTATGAAATTTGTTTCGAAACAAAAGCAGTTCAAATAATTTAACCAAGGCCCTGGGCTGGTTAACGTAGGTCCAAATACAAGTGTGTCAATCCAACACAACTACTCCTTACATGAAAGGAAACTCTAGGGAAGAATCGTGAGTGGAGTAAaacctctaaaaaaaaaagaactgtaataataaaaatacttctaaaaaaaaaatcgatagaaaAGAATCAGAAAACTAATGACTATAACATAAAATACGATTTTCACTTTACCAGGACTTCCATTGGACAAACTGGTTGTTGACTTGTAAGGGGAAACCTTGTGATGTTTCCTTATTATCTCTTTAATTTCCCTGTCACATCCTTGTCAAACTTACTGCATAATCTATTTGGTTTAACTTGAGATAGACTCATTTACATATTAATGAGGTTTAAAGGGAAATTGAGGTGCCAACGCTTAACAGAAGCCGTTTGGATGCGTCGCAAAACTTTTGATGAGAATGGCtgaaatataacacacacacacacacacacacacacatacacacacacacacacacacaccagaataCCTGAAGGATTGAATAATTCGGAAGCTGGGAAAAGGATGTGAGTTCATTACAGAGATATAAATTGTTAAGATTAATCTATTTTGCGTCTAGTTTATATtattttcgtgtgtgtgtatatatgtgtatatatatatatatatatatgtgtgtgtgtgtatgtgtgtatgtatatgtttgtatatatatatatatatatatatatatatatatatatatatgtgtatatgtatatgtttgtatattatacatatatatatatatatatatgtgtgtgtgtgtgtgtgtgtgtatatgtgtgtgtatacatttatgtatatgtgtgtgtattgtatatatatatatatgtgtgtgtgggtgtgtgtatatatatatata is part of the Palaemon carinicauda isolate YSFRI2023 unplaced genomic scaffold, ASM3689809v2 scaffold1843, whole genome shotgun sequence genome and encodes:
- the LOC137635850 gene encoding golgin subfamily A member 6-like protein 25, producing the protein MTGVVGREGLVGSGNGGEGEDWMRYENVQREEVRARYENVQREEVRASYENVHREEVRARYENVQREEARAGYENVQREEARAGYENVQREEARAGYENVQREEARAGYENVQREEARAGYENVQREEARAGYENVQREEVRAGYENVQREEARAGYENVQREEARAGYENVQREEARAGYENVQREEARAGYENVQREEARAGYENVQREEARAGYENVQREEARAGYENVQREEVRAGYENVQSALCG